A region of Jannaschia sp. W003 DNA encodes the following proteins:
- a CDS encoding phospholipase D family protein, whose product MTTELAAGEAMATTDGDGAPVEILVTAAEAYPAFERLVLGARREITAGFRIFDMSTRLRSDEAQAVGRDWFDLLLHVVRRGVRLRLLLSDFDPVVGTELHGLTWRTMRQAAALAELAGPDARIEAIASLHPARIGVLARLALWPRVDRMLREKAADLLHLERPRRARFLQGHPHLRRLLMVDEDRTGPRRWPLPPLAPVTHHQKVAAVDGEVLYVGGLDLNERRWDSPRHEQPAEETWHDVQAIVRDPAAARALAVHLDELEDVIHLRAAPSDLGGRILRTVSARRRRGPLALSPKERLSEINDAIIGGIRTAERLIYLETQFLRSSRIASELARAARRAPGLELVVILPARPEDVAFLGARREDARFGEFLQYMAVRRIRRAFRGRVFVGSPARPVTAQTQGRDVFHGAPMIYVHSKVCTFDDRLAIVSSANLNGRSMHWDTEVGVPLRDPATVRHVRLRCMGAMLGGAIDPAPFAEPGGVGHWQRLAIENARTRPEARRGFMLPHLSTPARRFGRKLATVPEEMV is encoded by the coding sequence CGCCGGCTTCCGCATCTTCGACATGTCCACGCGGCTGCGCTCCGACGAGGCGCAGGCCGTGGGGCGCGACTGGTTCGACCTCCTGCTCCACGTGGTGCGCCGCGGCGTGCGCCTGCGGCTGCTGCTGTCGGACTTCGACCCCGTTGTGGGCACCGAGCTGCACGGCCTGACCTGGCGCACCATGCGCCAGGCCGCGGCCCTTGCCGAGCTGGCCGGCCCGGACGCCCGGATCGAGGCGATCGCCTCGCTCCATCCCGCGCGCATCGGCGTGCTCGCCCGGCTGGCGCTCTGGCCCCGCGTCGACCGGATGCTGCGCGAGAAGGCGGCCGATCTGCTGCATCTCGAGCGTCCCCGCCGCGCCCGCTTCCTGCAGGGGCACCCGCACCTGCGACGCCTCCTGATGGTCGACGAGGACCGCACCGGCCCGCGCCGCTGGCCGCTGCCGCCCCTCGCGCCGGTGACGCACCACCAGAAGGTCGCCGCGGTGGACGGCGAGGTGCTCTACGTCGGCGGGCTGGACCTCAACGAGCGGCGCTGGGACTCGCCCCGCCACGAGCAGCCCGCCGAGGAGACCTGGCACGACGTGCAGGCGATCGTGCGCGACCCCGCCGCGGCCCGGGCCCTGGCCGTGCATCTGGACGAGCTGGAGGACGTGATCCACCTGCGCGCCGCGCCCTCCGACCTCGGCGGGCGCATCCTGCGCACCGTGTCGGCGCGCCGCCGCCGCGGCCCCCTCGCGCTCTCGCCCAAGGAGCGCCTCAGCGAGATCAACGACGCGATCATCGGGGGCATCCGCACCGCGGAGCGGCTGATCTACCTCGAGACGCAGTTCCTGCGCAGCAGCCGCATCGCCTCGGAGCTGGCCCGCGCCGCGCGCCGCGCGCCCGGACTGGAGCTGGTGGTGATCCTGCCCGCGCGGCCCGAGGACGTGGCCTTCCTCGGCGCCCGCCGCGAGGACGCCCGCTTCGGCGAGTTCCTCCAGTACATGGCCGTGCGCCGCATCCGCCGGGCCTTCCGGGGGCGCGTCTTCGTGGGCTCGCCCGCCCGGCCCGTGACCGCGCAGACGCAGGGGCGCGACGTGTTCCACGGCGCGCCCATGATCTACGTCCATTCCAAGGTCTGCACCTTCGACGACCGCCTCGCCATCGTCTCCTCGGCCAACCTCAACGGCCGCTCCATGCACTGGGACACCGAGGTGGGCGTGCCGCTGCGCGACCCCGCCACGGTGCGCCACGTGCGCCTGCGCTGCATGGGCGCGATGCTCGGCGGCGCGATCGATCCGGCCCCCTTCGCCGAGCCGGGCGGCGTCGGCCACTGGCAGCGCCTCGCCATCGAGAACGCCCGCACCCGCCCCGAGGCGCGGCGCGGGTTCATGCTGCCACACCTCTCGACGCCGGCGCGGCGGTTCGGGCGCAAGCTCGCCACGGTGCCCGAGGAAATGGTCTGA